Proteins from one Gimesia maris genomic window:
- a CDS encoding hybrid sensor histidine kinase/response regulator — MSLSILTKPCLPAVARRAEELLQKNQHELYQRTDRLFACLMVVQWLAMMAAAFWITPQTWIGIHSQTHLHVWAACLLGGLITAFPVMLTLLRPGTTLTRHVIAISQMLTSSLLIHLSGGRIETHFHIFGSLAFLAFYRDWRVLISATTVVVIDHSVLGLFYPQAIFGVLTANPWQIIEHGAWIIFEDLFLFIAIQQNVQEMKAMARQRAELEETKAFVETEVKNRTHELHTANRIISEKNMVLEQKTAELKHQTQALQAAAEAAEAANLAKSAFLANMSHEIRTPMNAILGFNDILLDGVSQPENIEAARTIKENGQFLIKLINDILDLSKIEAEKMEVEHVPCSPHTLLNNIYSLMNVRAISKGLPLDFQIEGPLPETISTDPTRIRQILINTIGNAIKFTETGAVKVVTRLINEPDRPARLQFDVIDSGIGIDAANIDSLFLPFTQADDSMTRKFGGTGLGLTISKRLTELLGGEITIASEPGKGTTFSITIATGSLENVPLIESCRIVSAPQTGIQQPDVFENLPLKNCRILLTEDGPDNQKLIRFILCKAGAETVIAENGKISYELAMSAKEAGQSFDAILMDMQMPVMDGYQATQKLRAAGYQGPIIALTAHAMSGDRQKCLEAGCDDYLTKPIDRRKLVEVLSSYIRQTEQNLMVTRTDRS, encoded by the coding sequence ATGTCATTATCCATTCTGACAAAGCCCTGTCTTCCCGCTGTCGCGAGGAGAGCAGAAGAACTGCTTCAGAAAAATCAGCACGAGCTCTACCAGAGAACGGATCGTCTGTTTGCCTGTCTGATGGTCGTGCAGTGGCTGGCAATGATGGCCGCTGCTTTCTGGATTACACCGCAAACATGGATCGGGATTCACAGTCAGACCCACCTGCATGTCTGGGCGGCCTGCCTGCTGGGCGGACTGATCACCGCGTTTCCCGTCATGTTGACTCTGCTCCGCCCCGGAACCACATTAACCCGACACGTTATCGCAATCAGTCAGATGCTGACCTCTTCCCTGCTCATTCACCTCAGCGGGGGCCGGATTGAAACTCATTTTCATATTTTCGGATCGCTGGCATTTCTGGCATTCTATCGAGACTGGCGCGTATTGATCTCTGCCACTACGGTAGTTGTCATTGATCATTCAGTTCTGGGTCTGTTTTATCCACAGGCCATTTTTGGCGTACTGACTGCTAATCCCTGGCAGATTATAGAACACGGTGCCTGGATCATTTTCGAGGACCTGTTCCTGTTCATCGCAATTCAACAGAATGTACAGGAAATGAAAGCCATGGCACGACAGCGTGCCGAACTGGAAGAGACAAAAGCCTTCGTGGAAACGGAAGTTAAAAACCGGACCCACGAGCTACATACCGCGAACCGGATAATCTCCGAGAAAAATATGGTTCTCGAACAGAAGACAGCGGAACTGAAGCATCAGACACAGGCACTGCAGGCGGCAGCTGAAGCAGCCGAAGCAGCGAACCTGGCCAAAAGTGCCTTCCTCGCAAATATGAGCCATGAAATCCGCACACCCATGAATGCCATTCTGGGTTTCAATGACATCCTGCTGGATGGTGTCAGTCAACCGGAAAATATTGAAGCTGCACGCACCATTAAAGAAAATGGTCAGTTTCTGATCAAGCTCATCAATGATATTCTCGACCTCTCTAAAATCGAAGCCGAGAAAATGGAAGTCGAACACGTCCCCTGCTCTCCCCATACCCTGCTCAATAATATTTATTCCCTGATGAATGTTCGCGCGATCTCCAAGGGACTGCCTCTCGATTTCCAGATCGAAGGACCTCTCCCCGAAACGATAAGTACAGACCCCACGCGCATACGACAGATCCTGATCAATACCATCGGTAACGCGATTAAATTTACCGAAACCGGAGCAGTCAAAGTCGTCACCCGCCTCATCAATGAGCCGGACCGACCTGCTCGACTGCAATTTGATGTCATTGATTCAGGCATAGGAATCGATGCAGCAAATATTGACTCCCTGTTTTTACCCTTTACCCAGGCCGATGATTCGATGACCCGTAAATTTGGTGGCACCGGTCTGGGCCTGACGATCAGTAAACGACTGACCGAACTGCTCGGTGGTGAAATCACGATTGCCAGCGAGCCTGGAAAGGGAACAACTTTCTCCATCACCATCGCGACCGGTTCACTGGAAAATGTGCCTCTGATTGAATCCTGTCGCATAGTAAGTGCGCCACAAACAGGCATTCAGCAACCCGATGTTTTCGAAAATCTGCCCCTGAAAAACTGCCGCATCCTGTTGACCGAAGATGGCCCTGATAATCAGAAGCTGATCAGGTTTATCCTGTGTAAGGCGGGCGCTGAAACGGTAATTGCCGAAAATGGAAAGATTTCATACGAGCTGGCAATGTCTGCAAAAGAAGCCGGACAGTCTTTCGACGCCATTCTCATGGATATGCAAATGCCCGTTATGGACGGCTACCAGGCCACGCAAAAATTACGGGCAGCCGGCTATCAAGGCCCCATCATCGCACTAACCGCCCATGCCATGAGCGGCGACCGCCAGAAATGTCTGGAAGCCGGATGTGATGACTATCTTACCAAGCCCATTGACCGCAGAAAGCTCGTCGAAGTGCTCTCCAGTTATATTCGGCAGACAGAGCAAAACCTGATGGTAACCCGCACGGACCGATCCTGA
- a CDS encoding transglutaminase domain-containing protein: MWLHASCLLDFNIPVDTPFLLMLRPRSGDQQWVAREQYVLNPSVSAIEFTDPFGNLCQRLVAPAGSFLVQTSFDIQVADSSDAAPGAFFVPVEQLPEETLPFLLPSRYCESDRFTQMASSLVEGISPGYDQCNKIVEYIRTNIKYAPGEGQEIISACEVNERSQAVCRDMAHLGIACCRALSIPARLVVGYLETLQPMDLHAWFEAYVGGRWYTFDPTQNNLNGGRVAIAYGRDAADVAVYTQFGDPVDLLRMEVSVEQVSPPQY; this comes from the coding sequence ATGTGGCTACATGCTTCCTGCTTACTTGACTTCAATATTCCCGTGGACACTCCCTTTCTGCTCATGCTGCGGCCCCGCAGTGGAGATCAGCAGTGGGTGGCTCGTGAACAGTATGTGCTGAACCCCAGTGTCTCTGCCATCGAATTCACCGATCCGTTCGGGAACCTCTGTCAGCGACTGGTGGCACCTGCCGGCTCTTTTCTGGTTCAGACATCGTTTGATATTCAAGTCGCCGACTCTTCTGATGCGGCTCCCGGCGCCTTCTTTGTTCCCGTCGAACAGTTGCCTGAAGAGACTCTCCCCTTCCTGCTGCCCAGTCGCTACTGCGAATCGGACCGCTTTACACAAATGGCTTCTTCGCTTGTGGAAGGTATCTCTCCCGGCTACGACCAGTGCAACAAAATTGTCGAATACATTCGCACGAATATCAAATACGCGCCCGGTGAAGGACAGGAAATCATCAGCGCCTGCGAAGTTAATGAACGATCACAGGCGGTCTGCCGCGATATGGCACACCTGGGAATTGCCTGCTGTCGTGCGTTGTCAATACCCGCCCGACTGGTAGTAGGATATCTGGAAACACTGCAGCCCATGGACCTGCATGCCTGGTTTGAAGCCTATGTAGGCGGACGCTGGTATACTTTCGATCCGACCCAGAACAATCTGAACGGGGGACGGGTGGCGATTGCCTACGGTCGCGATGCCGCAGACGTCGCGGTCTACACCCAGTTTGGAGATCCGGTTGACCTGCTTCGAATGGAAGTCAGTGTCGAACAGGTCTCCCCACCTCAGTATTGA
- a CDS encoding DUF1501 domain-containing protein, whose amino-acid sequence MSQRTAEFCDGVSRRSVIKAGLTGLMGVSLPDILRLQAQAAEAGHAKQDTAIIFLELAGGPAQHETYDPKPNAPSEYRGPLNPIKTAVPGVQFSEFMKEQARVFDKLAVIRSIHHDSGSHGTSSHLTQTGYYLRDRQNRENEMPSIGCIASKVRGSNVEGIPAFVSLPRDMRYGRAAWLGKGYNPFITTRDADAKNFEVPNLTLLSGLTSRRLQNRKSLLKSFDATCEIIDSNGVGDAMDQFTREAFEMVAGDAARNAFDISQEDAATRDRYGRNPFGQNILLARRLVEHGVTVASVRVTGPSWDDHRDLVKRMREKGVPYDRAFAALVEDLHARGLDKKVMVVAMGEFGRTPKFNKTAGRDHWGRVMSVALAGGGIKTGQVIGSSDDQGGAPVDAPYRPENVLAMLYRHLGIDPSTTFLDHSGRPRYILERRELISELI is encoded by the coding sequence ATGTCTCAGCGAACGGCAGAATTTTGTGATGGCGTTTCACGTCGGTCCGTAATCAAAGCAGGCCTGACCGGTTTAATGGGCGTCTCCCTCCCCGATATTCTGCGTCTGCAGGCACAGGCCGCGGAAGCAGGACATGCAAAGCAGGATACGGCGATTATCTTTCTGGAACTGGCGGGGGGACCGGCGCAGCATGAAACCTACGACCCCAAACCCAATGCGCCCTCTGAATACCGCGGTCCGCTCAATCCAATCAAAACCGCTGTCCCGGGCGTGCAGTTCAGCGAGTTCATGAAAGAGCAGGCGCGGGTCTTTGATAAACTGGCGGTCATCCGTTCGATTCATCACGATTCCGGCAGTCATGGCACGAGCAGTCATCTGACACAAACCGGTTATTACCTGCGCGATCGTCAGAACAGAGAAAACGAAATGCCGAGCATCGGCTGTATTGCCTCCAAAGTGCGCGGCAGCAATGTTGAAGGGATTCCCGCGTTTGTCTCTTTGCCACGCGATATGCGTTACGGTCGTGCCGCCTGGCTGGGCAAGGGGTATAACCCGTTCATCACCACACGCGATGCCGATGCCAAAAACTTCGAGGTTCCCAACCTGACGTTGTTAAGCGGTCTGACTTCCAGACGTCTGCAGAACCGCAAATCGCTTTTGAAAAGCTTCGATGCCACTTGTGAAATCATCGACAGTAACGGCGTCGGCGATGCGATGGATCAGTTCACACGCGAAGCCTTTGAGATGGTCGCCGGCGATGCCGCTCGCAATGCCTTCGATATTTCACAGGAAGATGCTGCCACCCGCGACCGCTACGGCAGAAATCCATTCGGCCAGAACATCCTGCTGGCCCGCCGACTGGTGGAACACGGCGTGACCGTCGCATCGGTGCGGGTGACCGGCCCCAGTTGGGACGATCATCGTGACCTGGTCAAACGGATGCGGGAAAAAGGGGTGCCCTATGATCGTGCGTTTGCGGCCCTCGTGGAAGATCTGCACGCGCGCGGTCTCGATAAAAAAGTCATGGTGGTCGCAATGGGCGAATTCGGACGGACACCAAAATTCAACAAGACTGCCGGCCGCGATCACTGGGGACGCGTGATGAGCGTCGCTCTGGCGGGGGGCGGCATCAAAACCGGCCAGGTGATCGGTTCATCCGACGACCAGGGAGGCGCACCCGTCGATGCGCCTTACCGTCCTGAAAATGTGCTGGCGATGCTTTACCGCCACCTGGGCATTGATCCGTCTACCACATTTCTGGATCACAGCGGCCGCCCCCGGTATATCCTGGAACGCCGGGAACTGATCAGCGAGCTGATCTGA
- the sbnA gene encoding 2,3-diaminopropionate biosynthesis protein SbnA has product MIDINKKASNGEVPREGVLDTIGSTPLIHLCRYLGTADIQLYAKMEAFNPGGSAKDRPARAMIEEALRAGTIDRNTTIIESTSGNMGIGLAQACCYYGLPLICVVDPFAQEQNVAIMQAYGARIERVTRPLQGAFLKARLARVMELLNEIPHSFWPNQYANIKNPLSHEQGTVQEIDEALNGEIDYLFVATSSTGTARGCRDYLQKRGRRTKVIAVDAEGSVLFGGLAGRRRIPGLGAGHVSVLAAGQKFDDVKRVNDLDCVVGCRRMVKYEAILTGGSAGGVLEAIRAMIPELRTKVCAAILHDSGTRYLDTIYSDQWVESELGCSIEKLQARIEQPGQAGRVAGQRGSRFTPHLREYVKEHATI; this is encoded by the coding sequence ATGATTGATATAAATAAAAAAGCCAGCAACGGCGAAGTTCCACGAGAGGGGGTTCTGGATACGATCGGTTCCACGCCTTTGATACATCTCTGCCGCTATCTGGGAACAGCCGACATTCAGCTTTACGCCAAAATGGAAGCTTTCAATCCGGGGGGGAGTGCCAAAGACCGTCCCGCCCGCGCCATGATTGAAGAGGCGCTCCGCGCCGGAACGATTGACAGAAATACCACGATCATAGAATCGACCTCCGGTAACATGGGTATCGGACTGGCACAGGCCTGCTGCTACTATGGTCTGCCTCTGATCTGTGTCGTGGACCCGTTTGCCCAGGAGCAGAACGTTGCCATCATGCAGGCATATGGTGCGAGAATCGAACGGGTCACGCGCCCTCTGCAAGGTGCCTTCCTCAAAGCTCGTCTGGCAAGGGTGATGGAATTATTGAACGAGATCCCTCATTCATTCTGGCCTAACCAGTATGCGAATATCAAAAACCCGCTCTCTCACGAGCAGGGAACGGTGCAGGAAATTGATGAAGCACTGAATGGTGAAATCGATTACCTGTTTGTGGCGACCAGCAGCACGGGTACGGCGCGAGGCTGCCGGGACTATCTGCAAAAACGGGGGCGCCGTACAAAGGTAATTGCCGTTGACGCGGAAGGGAGTGTGCTGTTTGGTGGTCTGGCAGGTCGCAGGCGGATCCCCGGCCTGGGAGCAGGTCACGTTTCCGTTTTAGCAGCAGGGCAGAAATTTGATGATGTGAAACGTGTCAACGATCTGGACTGTGTGGTGGGTTGCCGACGCATGGTCAAATATGAGGCGATTCTTACAGGGGGATCGGCGGGTGGTGTGCTGGAGGCGATTCGCGCGATGATTCCCGAATTGAGAACCAAAGTGTGTGCCGCCATTCTGCACGATTCCGGCACCCGTTATCTCGATACCATTTATTCGGATCAATGGGTCGAGAGCGAACTGGGCTGTTCCATAGAAAAACTCCAGGCACGAATTGAGCAACCCGGCCAGGCGGGCAGGGTTGCTGGCCAGCGGGGTTCTCGTTTTACTCCTCATTTGCGTGAATATGTGAAGGAACATGCAACGATATGA
- a CDS encoding FAD/NAD(P)-binding protein, with protein MMTALQTGQRSLKKNRPAAFAPFKIAVVGCGPKGMYCLERLAYELARSRQQSEVHITIYEPAPFPGAGFVYHPRQPHNLRMNFASEFINVWPETVRRRDPQSFPTLVEWLGDKYPQHADPRGFAPRAIVGEYLSAAFQKTLQLFPDFVSVTLVSEKVTGIQETGGRWLLAASDRESVFDEVLLTTGHEGWRAASTSCLPSEQLIEKVFPVEQMLSPERIHPQSTVGIRGFALTFLDACFTLTEGRGGEFRCEDRQWSYLPSGDEVQSIVPFSRTGHPMLAKPDHRYFQSNPKLEQIWEQGRLRMLKLKQPAAGLDFLTSIWPVILKTAEEALLTLVPGHQIGTQTPMVGLNHWFQDWSNRTFSPAETFQCLQQSYRIATGQQTPDEAWALGETFRQLYSALVRRISYGGLALTSWIDFQRHAQEMERLAFGPPAENTGRLIALIEAGIVNFNYLHADLVTDRNRLLLQSRAKQITVDRLINAVIPACDQFAENSLLEQLLSSGWIRRMLGAGGIAVDGAARPIQLEEQTTEGLAIIGRSTEGCVLGNDTLSRELHSCPDQWARSVCEQIAKREAR; from the coding sequence ATGATGACGGCACTACAAACGGGTCAACGTTCACTTAAAAAAAACCGACCTGCTGCATTCGCTCCCTTCAAGATCGCTGTGGTGGGCTGTGGACCGAAAGGGATGTACTGTCTGGAACGGCTGGCTTACGAACTAGCCCGATCCCGTCAGCAGTCTGAAGTACACATCACGATTTATGAGCCGGCTCCTTTTCCCGGTGCAGGGTTCGTTTATCATCCGCGACAGCCGCACAATTTACGCATGAATTTTGCTTCCGAGTTCATCAATGTCTGGCCGGAAACCGTACGCAGACGTGATCCGCAGTCATTTCCCACACTCGTGGAATGGCTGGGAGATAAATATCCCCAACATGCTGATCCACGAGGCTTTGCACCCCGGGCGATCGTGGGCGAATATCTCTCGGCTGCATTTCAGAAAACGCTGCAGCTGTTCCCTGACTTTGTGTCCGTCACCCTGGTTTCGGAGAAAGTGACTGGCATTCAGGAAACAGGGGGACGCTGGTTACTCGCAGCATCAGACCGCGAATCTGTATTTGACGAAGTTCTGCTGACGACCGGGCATGAAGGCTGGCGGGCAGCATCGACCTCATGTTTACCCTCGGAACAGTTGATTGAAAAGGTGTTCCCCGTGGAGCAGATGCTGTCACCGGAGCGCATTCACCCGCAATCAACGGTTGGAATACGCGGTTTCGCATTAACATTTCTTGACGCCTGCTTCACATTAACAGAAGGACGCGGCGGAGAATTTCGTTGTGAAGACCGGCAGTGGAGCTACCTGCCGTCCGGGGATGAGGTGCAGTCCATCGTACCTTTTTCCCGGACGGGACACCCGATGCTGGCCAAGCCGGATCACCGCTATTTCCAAAGCAACCCGAAACTGGAGCAGATCTGGGAACAGGGGCGTCTCCGTATGTTGAAACTCAAACAGCCCGCAGCAGGACTCGACTTTCTGACTTCAATCTGGCCTGTCATTTTGAAAACAGCAGAAGAAGCGCTGCTCACGCTGGTACCCGGCCATCAGATTGGAACTCAGACGCCGATGGTCGGACTGAATCACTGGTTTCAGGACTGGAGCAACAGAACTTTTTCTCCTGCTGAAACATTTCAATGCCTGCAGCAGTCTTACCGAATTGCAACTGGCCAGCAGACGCCGGACGAAGCCTGGGCACTGGGGGAAACATTTCGGCAGCTGTACTCGGCGCTGGTGCGCAGAATCAGCTATGGCGGGCTGGCTTTGACCAGTTGGATCGACTTTCAGAGACATGCACAGGAGATGGAGCGACTGGCCTTTGGTCCTCCCGCTGAAAATACAGGACGACTGATCGCTCTGATCGAAGCGGGAATTGTCAATTTCAATTATCTGCACGCTGATCTCGTTACAGATCGGAATAGACTGCTGCTGCAATCCAGAGCAAAACAGATCACAGTGGATCGGCTGATTAACGCAGTCATACCTGCCTGTGATCAGTTTGCGGAAAATTCACTATTGGAACAACTGCTTTCTTCAGGCTGGATCAGGCGGATGCTGGGCGCGGGGGGAATCGCCGTTGATGGCGCAGCCCGTCCGATCCAGCTGGAGGAACAGACAACAGAGGGACTCGCCATCATCGGACGTTCCACAGAAGGCTGTGTTCTGGGCAATGACACTCTCAGCCGTGAACTTCATTCCTGCCCGGACCAATGGGCGCGCAGCGTCTGTGAGCAGATCGCGAAAAGGGAGGCGAGATGA
- a CDS encoding Y4yA family PLP-dependent enzyme, giving the protein MKTVEPATSASFSTAQTGRSVRSYCQGMLPLTAKLEPWIAELCQSTILPELAQKQGSPLNVLNTQPFERNAKALYDVAEAQGLEFDVYFARKANKCLAFVETAKNQGYGVDTASIQELQQVLDNQVPPEKIICTAAVKSEALLRLCIKSGVTIAVDHLDELMQIVILAEQLKQRADIAVRLSGFQHQGARLLSRFGFDLDEIRPLIEDLQNASPHCLQYLNLIGVHFHLDGYCQAQRVSAIQQLLPLIDELRSRDFPVRFLDIGGGFPMSYLESETEWDTFWQTHRRALLGEHRPLTYRNHGLGLTLVEGTLIGKPNCYPYYQSPVQANWLEGILTSECEAGTIADSLRKRQIQLRCEPGRSLLDGCGFTAARVEFRKQQPTGDWLIGLSMNRTQCRTSSDDFLVDPLLIPATEESLLPRTPAGISGYLVGAYCTESELLCLRKLQFPHGVGIGDLIVFPNTAGYFMHFLESRSHQFPLAQNVVYDNDTNQAELDSVETYL; this is encoded by the coding sequence ATGAAAACGGTAGAACCAGCTACTTCAGCATCTTTTTCAACAGCGCAGACTGGCAGGAGTGTGCGCAGTTACTGCCAGGGGATGCTGCCGTTGACGGCGAAACTGGAGCCCTGGATCGCGGAGCTCTGCCAGAGTACTATTCTACCTGAGCTGGCGCAGAAACAGGGATCTCCTCTCAATGTGCTCAATACGCAACCGTTTGAGCGAAATGCGAAAGCTCTGTACGACGTAGCGGAAGCCCAGGGCCTTGAATTTGATGTCTATTTCGCCCGCAAGGCAAACAAGTGTCTGGCGTTTGTCGAGACGGCAAAAAACCAGGGATATGGCGTTGATACAGCCAGCATCCAGGAGTTGCAGCAGGTACTCGATAATCAGGTCCCGCCTGAAAAAATCATCTGCACTGCTGCTGTGAAATCGGAGGCGCTGTTGCGGTTGTGTATCAAATCCGGCGTCACGATTGCCGTCGATCATCTCGATGAACTGATGCAGATCGTCATTCTGGCAGAGCAACTCAAACAACGGGCGGATATCGCGGTACGTCTCAGTGGATTTCAACATCAGGGAGCCAGGCTGCTGTCCCGTTTCGGGTTTGATCTGGATGAAATACGACCACTCATTGAGGATCTGCAGAATGCTTCCCCGCATTGTTTACAGTATCTGAATCTGATCGGTGTGCATTTTCATCTGGATGGTTACTGCCAGGCTCAGCGTGTGTCAGCCATTCAACAGCTGCTGCCACTGATCGATGAGTTACGGTCCCGGGATTTCCCTGTCCGGTTCCTGGATATCGGCGGCGGATTTCCAATGAGTTATCTGGAATCGGAAACAGAATGGGATACCTTCTGGCAGACGCATCGGCGGGCGCTACTGGGAGAACACCGTCCGCTTACGTATCGAAATCACGGCCTGGGACTGACACTCGTGGAAGGCACGCTGATCGGTAAGCCGAACTGTTATCCCTATTATCAAAGTCCGGTTCAAGCGAACTGGTTGGAAGGTATACTCACATCAGAATGCGAAGCAGGCACGATTGCGGATTCGCTGCGAAAGCGGCAGATTCAACTGCGATGTGAACCGGGCCGCAGTCTCTTAGATGGCTGTGGCTTCACGGCGGCGCGCGTCGAGTTTCGGAAACAGCAGCCGACCGGCGACTGGCTGATCGGACTGTCGATGAATCGCACGCAGTGTCGCACGAGCAGCGATGATTTTCTCGTCGACCCCTTATTGATCCCGGCCACAGAAGAATCCCTGCTCCCGCGTACGCCGGCAGGTATTTCTGGTTATCTCGTCGGCGCTTACTGTACCGAGTCGGAGTTGTTGTGCCTGCGCAAGTTACAGTTTCCGCATGGCGTGGGCATCGGTGACCTGATCGTCTTCCCGAATACCGCTGGTTACTTCATGCATTTTCTGGAAAGCCGTTCGCATCAGTTCCCGCTGGCTCAGAATGTCGTTTATGATAATGATACGAACCAGGCTGAACTTGACTCGGTAGAAACATATTTATGA
- a CDS encoding beta-propeller domain-containing protein — MKYFHVICITLLACFVLQGSPANGADKSPGHPLLIGYGEGVMQLDEQNHIVWHYQQSDIETVYDAWKLPSGNVLFCHRYGVREVNPDKETVWDYKIPREPGKQEINSCQPLPDGKVLILDCGNQKLLEVDRDQKVTHSIDLPDGGKNVHNRYMQARKTPQDTYLISYRDNKVILELNADGKEVWRFKLNDNDRAFTAIRLANGRTLIPCITSYRIIEVDPAGKITWELDKQDDLCFELLYPVGVQVRKNGNLVVINSDYHHRKGMNNDVQAYEITRDKRVLWTLKKSDLEEDGKVPVVERGTKMPSHHLLSIQVPGEPAGLK, encoded by the coding sequence ATGAAATACTTCCATGTAATCTGCATCACCTTACTGGCCTGTTTTGTTCTGCAGGGAAGCCCGGCAAACGGAGCAGACAAGAGCCCGGGACACCCACTGCTGATCGGTTACGGGGAAGGTGTGATGCAGTTGGACGAACAGAATCACATCGTCTGGCATTACCAGCAGTCGGACATCGAAACGGTCTATGATGCCTGGAAGCTGCCGAGCGGAAACGTGCTGTTTTGTCATCGCTACGGTGTGCGGGAAGTGAACCCGGACAAAGAGACCGTGTGGGACTACAAAATCCCGCGGGAACCGGGCAAGCAGGAAATCAATTCCTGTCAGCCTCTACCTGACGGCAAGGTGCTGATTCTGGATTGTGGCAATCAGAAATTGCTGGAAGTGGACCGCGATCAGAAAGTGACACACAGCATTGATCTGCCCGATGGCGGCAAGAACGTTCACAACCGCTATATGCAGGCCCGCAAGACGCCGCAGGACACGTATTTGATTTCGTATCGCGACAACAAAGTGATTCTCGAACTCAACGCGGACGGCAAAGAGGTCTGGCGGTTTAAGCTGAACGACAACGATCGCGCCTTCACCGCGATTCGCCTGGCGAACGGTCGCACGCTGATCCCCTGTATTACCTCGTACCGCATCATCGAAGTCGACCCGGCAGGCAAAATCACCTGGGAGCTGGACAAGCAGGACGACCTGTGTTTCGAGCTGTTGTATCCCGTCGGCGTGCAGGTCCGCAAAAACGGGAACCTGGTGGTGATCAACTCCGACTATCATCATCGCAAAGGGATGAACAACGACGTGCAGGCGTATGAAATCACCCGCGACAAACGTGTGCTCTGGACACTGAAGAAATCTGATCTGGAAGAAGACGGCAAAGTCCCCGTCGTCGAACGCGGCACTAAAATGCCCTCGCATCATCTGCTCAGCATTCAGGTGCCAGGTGAACCGGCGGGGCTGAAGTAG